A stretch of the Comamonas testosteroni TK102 genome encodes the following:
- a CDS encoding TRAFAC clade GTPase domain-containing protein: MGATDLPYLAGTGSSKLLLVAGAAEAGKTSLLAAFYLLIARGIRPQHVEFAGSLTLEGWENISSHLRWSAKHGPSFPPHTSSGTGRRPGMLHLALQASGELCDLVAADAPGEWFTEWTLNKMSTQAEGARWLADCSDVFLVIADSQALAGPQRGQARRATIDLLRRVGGEQRGRPVALVWTKCDIPVPEEIVAAVREAAKRCLVNHAEFPVSMHPTSDGDTLNQGQGILDLLQWVLDAKASFLKPQNEPLPGPVLLQRFGELS; this comes from the coding sequence ATGGGCGCTACAGACCTCCCATATTTGGCCGGAACGGGAAGTTCCAAGCTCTTACTGGTGGCAGGGGCCGCTGAGGCGGGCAAGACGTCTTTACTGGCCGCTTTCTATCTGCTGATTGCCCGCGGCATACGTCCTCAGCACGTGGAATTTGCGGGTTCTTTAACGCTTGAGGGGTGGGAGAACATCTCTAGCCATCTTCGATGGTCGGCCAAGCATGGCCCCTCATTTCCACCTCACACCTCAAGCGGTACAGGACGTCGGCCGGGGATGCTTCATCTGGCACTTCAGGCAAGTGGCGAACTCTGTGATTTGGTGGCAGCAGATGCACCAGGAGAGTGGTTTACGGAGTGGACATTGAACAAGATGAGCACGCAGGCCGAAGGTGCTCGCTGGCTCGCTGACTGTTCGGATGTCTTTCTCGTTATTGCCGACTCTCAGGCTTTAGCAGGTCCTCAGCGAGGTCAAGCACGTAGAGCAACTATCGATTTATTGAGGCGTGTGGGTGGAGAGCAGCGCGGGCGACCTGTGGCACTTGTATGGACGAAGTGCGATATCCCTGTCCCAGAAGAAATTGTGGCTGCGGTGCGTGAAGCAGCGAAGCGTTGCCTTGTGAATCATGCTGAATTTCCCGTGAGCATGCATCCAACTAGCGACGGCGACACGCTGAATCAAGGTCAAGGAATTCTGGATTTGCTGCAATGGGTCTTGGACGCAAAAGCAAGTTTTCTTAAACCTCAGAATGAGCCATTGCCTGGACCAGTCTTACTTCAAC